A single Coregonus clupeaformis isolate EN_2021a unplaced genomic scaffold, ASM2061545v1 scaf0874, whole genome shotgun sequence DNA region contains:
- the LOC121576341 gene encoding dynein axonemal light chain 4 — translation MAETAESKKEEADYKRLHSFPLIRHTDMPEEMRVETMELCVTACEKFATNNESAAKMIKESMDKKFGSSWHVVIGEGFGFEVTHEVKNLLYMFFGGSLAVCVWKCS, via the exons ATGGCAGAGACTGCAGAGAGCAAGAAAGAAGAGGCAGACTACAAAAGACTGCACAGCTTTCCTCTTATCAGG CACACAGACATGCCAGAGGAGATGAGAGTGGAGACAATGGAGCTCTGTGTCACAGCCTGCGAGAAGTTCGCCACCAACAATgag agTGCAGCGAAGATGATCAAGGAGTCGATGGATAAGAAGTTTGGCAGCTCGTGGCACGTGGTGATCGGCGAGGGCTTTGGCTTCGAGGTGACACACGAGGTGAAGAACCTGCTCTACATGTTCTTTGGAGGAAGCCTGGCCGTGTGTGTCTGGAAGTGTTCCTAG